One Candidatus Dormiibacterota bacterium genomic window, GCCTGAAGAAGGCGCTCGCCAGGCTCGCAGAGGAGCATGCGGCATGAAGATCCTGATCGCGGAAGACGACCCTGTTTCACGGCGCGTCCTCGAGGCCACGCTCCTGAAGTGGGGCTACGAGGTCACGACCACCAGCAATGGCACGGAGGCCTGGGCGGGACTCAACGCCCCCGGCGCCCCGAGGCTGGCCATCCTCGACTGGATGATGCCCGAGATCGACGGGGTGGAGATCTGCCGGCGCGCCCGCGGGCTCCCCGATCAGGGCCCCCTGCACCTCATCCTTCTGACGGCGCGCGGCCGCAAGGAGGACGTGATCGCCGGGCTGCAGGCCGGCGCCGACGATTACGTCACCAAGCCCTTCGACCACGAGGAGCTCAAGGCCCGTGTCCAGGTCGGCACGCGCATCGTCGAGCTGCAGACCATGCTCGCGGCCCGGGTCACCGAGCTCGAAGAAGCCCTGACCCGCGTCCGCCAGCTGCGCGGACTGCTCCCGATCTGCTCGTACTGCAAGAAGATTCGCGATGACCAGAACTACTGGCAGCAGGTCGAGCAGTACGTGTCAACGCACACCGACGTGCAGTTCAGCCACGGCATCTGCCCGGACTGCTACCGCAAGGTGGTCGAGCCGCAGCTCGACGACGCCCTGCGGGACCATGGCGCCGTCCGGGAGCCGGTGAAGAAG contains:
- a CDS encoding response regulator transcription factor; the protein is MKILIAEDDPVSRRVLEATLLKWGYEVTTTSNGTEAWAGLNAPGAPRLAILDWMMPEIDGVEICRRARGLPDQGPLHLILLTARGRKEDVIAGLQAGADDYVTKPFDHEELKARVQVGTRIVELQTMLAARVTELEEALTRVRQLRGLLPICSYCKKIRDDQNYWQQVEQYVSTHTDVQFSHGICPDCYRKVVEPQLDDALRDHGAVREPVKKRRGGTQ